One Leucoraja erinacea ecotype New England chromosome 5, Leri_hhj_1, whole genome shotgun sequence DNA segment encodes these proteins:
- the LOC129697688 gene encoding uncharacterized protein LOC129697688 translates to MLLRQWTHVTSLSLAKVTMKVVMPMALVSAQRVQTLQKLRLDRMEVAADAITFYIYELVKQSRPGVTVFKIIFTAYPTDSRLCVMSHLLYYIKTTRSLRGVESALFISHKKPHKKVSVQTNSRWLKQVLLYAGIDTDNLKSPSTRAASMSAARPMDVPIDYILAAAEWSSFEFRAQTADPAGGVKSDWVHPTVTRAEPKMLRLCLTLSVLLGLQVAGTGADHSVGEACKNSICLPLKKLIKYDTYEELYLPELRWLSTFVKGADLNTAIDIAISRFFKYSRFNNSADTVVPLSIPWSVYVPLTFEIPTSGFLVSISLPAGIVDPPAPNDPSVQLLQSPEVQSYVRTFTEKTEDYDQLIDEFKRDLEKDNRSFNNTGVYINWYNINGLMQIVIKK, encoded by the exons ATGCTACTTCGTCAATGGACTCATGTCACCTCCCTGTCTTTGGCCAAGGTCACCATGAAGGTAGTCATGCCCATGGCACTGGTATCAGCACAACGAGTGCAGACATTGCAGAAGCTGCGGCTAGACAGAATGGAAGTGGCTGCAGATGCCATTACGTTTTACATTTATGAACTagtcaagcagagcagaccaggggtgACAGTGTTTAAGATCATATTTACGGCATACCCCACGGATTCACGTCTATGTGTGATGTCACACTTGCTTTATTATATCAAGACCACCAGAAGCCTAAGAGGTGTGGAATCAGCATTGTTTATTAGCCACAAAAAACCCCATAAGAAAGTGTCGGTTCAGACCAATTcaaggtggctgaagcaggttCTGCTTTATGCAGGTATTGACACTGACAATTTGAAATCTccttccaccagggcggcatcaaTGTCAGCGGCCAGGCCAATGGACGTCCCCATCGACtatatcctcgcggccgcagaATGGTCAA GTTTTGAATTCAGGGCTCAGACAGCAGATCCAGCTGGAGGTGTGAAGAGTGACTGGGTGCATCCAACAGTGACCAGAGCGGAGCCCAAGATGCTGAGACTCTGTTTAACTCTCTCTGTCCTCCTGGGGCTGCAGGTTGCAGGAACAGGAGCAGATCACAGTGTGGGGGAAGCGTGCAAGAATAGCATTTGTTTACCACtcaaaaaattaattaaatatgAT ACCTATGAAGAACTTTACCTCCCAGAACTGCGATGGCTCTCTACATTTGTTAAAGGTGCAGATCTGAACACTGCAATAGATATCGCCATCTCTAGATTTTTCAAATATTCCCGTTTCAATAATTCTGCAG ATACGGTAGTTCCCCTCAGTATTCCTTGGTCAGTTTATGTCCCTTTAACATTTGAGATTCCAACATCAGGATTCTTGGTTTccatttcactgcctgctgggatCGTGGATCCACCTGCTCCAAATGATCCATCGGTTCAGCTCCTCCAATCTCCTGAAGTACAATCTTATGTCAG GACTTTTACGGAGAAAACTGAAGACTATGATCAACTCATCGATGAATTCAAAAGGGACTTGGAAAAGGACAATCGTTCCTTTAACAACACTGGTGTCTACATCAATTGGTACAATATAAATGGACTAATGCAAATTGTAATTAAAAAGTAA